One genomic segment of Terriglobia bacterium includes these proteins:
- a CDS encoding DUF1295 domain-containing protein, which produces MRKTKAILNSAIVLYFVICFEILIMISPFAGFFYSAFNPILLGLSKYRATKWLSSFFFTHMVVPPNGPLKAVRVMGSVLFLLGIVIFLVCAIQVYSNKFLKRGAVLKGLYRWIRHPQYLALSIAGAGLAILWPRFIVVVLWLVMVLVYYALSKDEERRMVGQYPETYREYMERTGTFLPKRLEVSIAFPTVAGKATLFVIIAICAIGGAFLLRQYTVRHLPLWRGSNVVALAVLPEDEPMIEHRMAEILKVDAVRSRLKENESYLAYFLPTNYVMQGLIADTGGDWQLYKRHHSIGRFTDWVFHPFGHLGGAQHSVFDPALNSEHSMAARSVRRLIFLKVSGVVVTESADAFAVNAVRTPDFMVDLDVHSLKVLDAKTLPVETAWGKVPTPAF; this is translated from the coding sequence ATGCGTAAGACAAAAGCAATTTTGAACAGCGCTATCGTCCTCTACTTTGTCATCTGCTTTGAAATCCTGATCATGATCAGCCCCTTCGCCGGCTTCTTCTATTCGGCGTTTAATCCGATTCTCCTGGGATTATCGAAATACCGGGCGACGAAGTGGCTCAGTTCTTTCTTCTTCACTCATATGGTTGTGCCACCCAATGGGCCACTCAAAGCCGTGCGCGTGATGGGTTCGGTGTTGTTTCTGCTTGGCATCGTCATCTTCTTGGTTTGTGCCATCCAGGTGTATTCGAACAAGTTTCTTAAGAGAGGCGCTGTTCTGAAAGGGCTGTATCGCTGGATCAGGCATCCCCAGTACTTGGCTCTCTCCATTGCCGGCGCCGGCCTTGCCATTCTTTGGCCCAGGTTCATCGTTGTTGTTTTGTGGCTCGTGATGGTTTTGGTCTACTACGCGTTGTCCAAAGACGAGGAGCGGCGAATGGTGGGGCAGTACCCGGAGACCTACCGCGAATACATGGAGCGAACGGGAACGTTTCTGCCGAAACGGCTTGAGGTTTCCATCGCCTTCCCAACGGTCGCGGGCAAAGCGACACTGTTTGTCATTATTGCAATCTGCGCCATCGGAGGGGCCTTTCTCCTGCGGCAGTACACGGTGAGGCATCTCCCTCTTTGGAGAGGCTCGAACGTGGTTGCCCTGGCGGTACTGCCCGAAGATGAGCCGATGATCGAGCACCGGATGGCGGAGATCCTCAAGGTGGACGCAGTTCGATCCCGACTGAAGGAGAACGAGTCATACCTTGCCTATTTCCTGCCGACCAACTACGTCATGCAGGGACTGATCGCCGACACGGGGGGCGATTGGCAGCTCTACAAACGCCATCACTCCATCGGCAGGTTTACCGATTGGGTGTTTCATCCCTTTGGCCACCTGGGAGGGGCACAACATTCCGTTTTCGACCCGGCACTTAATTCAGAGCACAGCATGGCGGCTCGTTCGGTGAGGCGATTGATTTTCCTTAAGGTGTCCGGCGTCGTTGTCACCGAGTCAGCCGATGCGTTTGCGGTGAATGCCGTTCGGACGCCCGATTTCATGGTCGATCTGGATGTCCACAGCCTCAAGGTCCTCGATGCCAAAACTCTCCCCGTCGAGACCGCTTGGGGGAAGGTGCCCACCCCTGCATTCTGA
- a CDS encoding isoprenylcysteine carboxylmethyltransferase family protein, which translates to MLSAVLIAVGSIPVLWISRRSLLRPVSFGFYRFFAVESILALIVLNAPEWFAHPLTARQLVSWLLLLTSVVTVISGSLTLRRLGQPVSQGSADFMTTNLVTTGPYRYIRHPLYASLLFLAWGTLLKAVTPSTLILVSVATVALIATAKAEEVATIRQFGQAYRDYMARTRLFIPFVF; encoded by the coding sequence ATGCTCTCAGCAGTCCTTATTGCAGTCGGATCGATCCCAGTGCTCTGGATCTCGAGGCGTTCCCTGCTCAGACCGGTATCGTTCGGCTTCTATCGCTTCTTCGCGGTGGAATCGATCCTCGCCTTGATCGTCCTCAATGCTCCGGAGTGGTTCGCTCATCCCCTTACAGCCCGGCAGCTGGTGTCCTGGCTGTTGCTTCTGACCTCAGTGGTCACGGTCATCTCGGGATCTCTGACGCTGCGTCGTCTAGGTCAACCGGTCAGTCAAGGCTCCGCTGACTTCATGACTACCAACCTCGTCACGACTGGTCCTTACCGCTACATCCGGCACCCGCTCTATGCGTCGCTTCTGTTCCTTGCGTGGGGCACCCTCCTCAAAGCCGTCACTCCATCGACCTTAATACTGGTCAGCGTAGCGACCGTGGCTCTCATCGCCACAGCAAAAGCTGAAGAGGTGGCGACGATCCGTCAGTTCGGCCAAGCTTATCGCGACTACATGGCTCGCACCCGGCTCTTTATCCCTTTCGTTTTCTGA
- a CDS encoding ABC transporter permease, which yields MPDWQKILRARLALLALPPEREAEVIEELARDLEESWAAAKAAGADEQEAMAAALEELGDQNLLDRDITRAVRTSLVGTVAQASRAAERNAPLGTSASGSKVRDFIQDLRYAVRLMIKAPGLAAVAISILALGIAANIAIFSVVNGVLLKPLPYRDPGQLMMVWAKNPKGIPRNQVSAPNFLDWKNRNRAFEDMAAFTGEDFTLTGLGEPERLPGVIVSPNLFSVLGIGPAIGRVFLGDEGRMGGAQAVILSYGLWQRRFGGDPAVLGRSITLNGHPQVVVGVMPREESFLVDGIQIWAASDFGDLRESRAANRLQVLARLKHGITQAEAQAEMDAIAAHLAGEYPKTNKDWGATVITLEEQVTGEVRPSLLILLGTVGLFLLIACANVANLLLARAISRQKEIAVRAAMGANRGRICRQLLTESLFLSVLSGSLGVFLGTWGIRLLLKLKPENLPRSSDIGIDLTVLAFTLLATLLTGLLFGLAPAIHALSLDMNSELKQSGRHAGEAGRASKLRRALLMAEVALAVILLNGAGLLIHSFLKLTHVNPGFEAENVLTMDITLPSSKYQASSLQAEFFDDLLRRLQTIPDVYSAAGVFPAPLAGGIGFLRFGYSIEGRTAEVTGPSDRVYVRWVTPGYFQTMGIPLRAGRDFDSHDSSGSPLVVVIDETLVRRDFARENPLGKQVMPSFGPRVWRRIVGVVGGVHQTALDVDAGPHLYLPYPQMPLSDMTVVVKTRSDPRALAGAVKAQVFGIDPDQAVSNLAPMEERLAKSVSFRRFSVVLLGLFAALALLIAAVGVYSVMIHSVSRRTHEMGVRIALGAKPRDLYRLVIGDGMLIVAVGVGLGVVGALALMRLLTALLYGVSPSDPLAMLTSGVALAAAAIAGCYWPARRATRVDPTQALRSE from the coding sequence ATGCCTGATTGGCAGAAGATTCTCCGCGCACGGCTGGCCCTGCTCGCGCTTCCCCCCGAGCGGGAGGCGGAGGTCATCGAGGAACTTGCCCGTGACCTCGAGGAGTCCTGGGCCGCCGCCAAGGCTGCGGGGGCCGACGAGCAGGAGGCCATGGCCGCGGCCCTCGAGGAACTGGGTGACCAGAACCTCCTGGATCGCGATATCACGCGCGCCGTTCGGACTTCGCTCGTCGGGACGGTGGCGCAGGCCTCGAGGGCCGCCGAACGGAATGCGCCGCTTGGAACATCCGCGAGCGGCAGCAAGGTGAGAGACTTCATCCAGGACCTCCGTTATGCAGTACGTTTGATGATCAAGGCCCCGGGACTCGCCGCGGTCGCCATCTCCATTCTCGCGCTCGGTATTGCCGCCAATATCGCCATTTTCAGCGTGGTCAATGGCGTCCTTTTGAAGCCGCTTCCCTATCGCGATCCGGGCCAGCTCATGATGGTGTGGGCAAAGAACCCGAAAGGCATACCGCGGAACCAGGTGTCGGCGCCCAATTTCCTCGACTGGAAGAACCGTAACCGCGCCTTCGAAGACATGGCTGCATTTACAGGCGAGGACTTTACCCTGACGGGCCTGGGTGAACCGGAGAGACTGCCCGGAGTCATCGTCTCGCCCAACCTGTTTTCAGTCCTGGGCATCGGGCCCGCAATCGGAAGAGTCTTCCTTGGCGACGAGGGCCGGATGGGCGGCGCCCAGGCCGTTATTCTCAGCTATGGACTCTGGCAGAGGCGGTTTGGAGGAGACCCTGCAGTCCTCGGGCGCAGCATTACGTTGAACGGCCACCCTCAGGTCGTGGTCGGTGTGATGCCGCGCGAAGAATCATTCCTTGTCGATGGCATTCAAATTTGGGCGGCATCGGATTTCGGCGATCTTCGTGAAAGCCGTGCCGCCAATCGGCTGCAGGTCCTCGCCCGGCTGAAACACGGCATCACGCAGGCCGAGGCACAAGCGGAAATGGACGCCATCGCAGCCCATCTGGCCGGCGAGTATCCAAAGACAAACAAGGATTGGGGGGCGACGGTGATCACCCTTGAGGAGCAGGTCACCGGGGAAGTCCGCCCCTCCCTCCTCATTCTGCTGGGCACCGTGGGCCTGTTTCTGCTGATCGCCTGTGCAAACGTCGCCAACCTGCTGCTGGCCCGCGCGATCTCTCGCCAGAAGGAAATTGCGGTGCGCGCCGCGATGGGCGCAAACCGGGGGCGCATCTGCCGGCAACTCCTGACCGAAAGCCTCTTCCTCTCGGTCCTCTCCGGGTCGCTGGGGGTCTTCCTGGGTACATGGGGGATCCGCTTGCTTTTGAAGCTGAAACCCGAAAACCTGCCGCGCTCCTCCGACATCGGAATTGATCTCACCGTGCTGGCCTTTACCCTGCTGGCCACCCTCCTCACAGGACTGCTCTTCGGCCTTGCGCCCGCCATCCATGCCCTCTCCCTGGACATGAATTCGGAGCTGAAGCAGAGCGGGCGGCATGCGGGTGAGGCGGGGCGGGCATCGAAGCTGCGTCGAGCCCTCCTGATGGCGGAGGTGGCGCTCGCCGTGATTTTGCTGAACGGCGCGGGCTTGCTGATCCATAGCTTCTTGAAACTCACCCATGTGAATCCGGGCTTTGAGGCAGAGAACGTTTTGACGATGGACATCACCCTGCCCTCCTCGAAATACCAGGCCTCGTCGCTCCAGGCGGAATTCTTCGACGACCTCCTGCGACGGCTCCAGACCATCCCCGACGTCTACTCTGCGGCCGGAGTCTTTCCCGCTCCTCTCGCCGGTGGGATCGGTTTCCTGCGCTTCGGATACTCGATCGAGGGCCGAACCGCCGAAGTCACGGGGCCGTCGGACCGCGTCTATGTCCGCTGGGTCACCCCGGGGTACTTTCAGACGATGGGGATTCCATTGCGCGCCGGAAGGGATTTCGATTCCCACGACAGCTCGGGCTCTCCGCTGGTGGTCGTGATCGACGAGACACTCGTGAGACGGGACTTTGCGCGTGAGAATCCACTCGGGAAACAGGTCATGCCGAGTTTTGGGCCCCGTGTGTGGCGTCGGATTGTGGGTGTCGTCGGAGGTGTCCACCAGACGGCGCTCGATGTTGACGCCGGGCCGCACCTCTATCTCCCCTATCCCCAGATGCCTTTGAGCGACATGACCGTCGTTGTCAAAACGCGCTCCGATCCGCGGGCGTTGGCCGGGGCTGTGAAGGCCCAGGTTTTCGGCATTGATCCCGATCAGGCGGTCTCGAACCTCGCGCCGATGGAGGAGCGCCTCGCCAAGTCAGTCTCCTTCAGAAGATTTAGCGTGGTGCTCCTGGGATTGTTTGCGGCGCTGGCACTCCTGATCGCCGCGGTCGGCGTCTATAGTGTCATGATTCACTCGGTCAGCCGGCGGACCCATGAGATGGGCGTCCGCATCGCGCTCGGGGCGAAGCCGCGCGATCTTTACCGACTTGTGATCGGCGATGGGATGTTGATTGTTGCGGTGGGCGTGGGCCTCGGCGTGGTGGGCGCTTTGGCCCTGATGCGGCTGCTGACGGCACTGCTCTACGGCGTGAGCCCGAGTGATCCCCTGGCAATGCTGACATCGGGAGTTGCCCTGGCCGCTGCCGCGATCGCGGGTTGCTACTGGCCCGCCCGACGCGCCACGCGCGTCGATCCCACCCAGGCTCTGCGCAGTGAATGA
- a CDS encoding PadR family transcriptional regulator, producing MLKRELKKGSTELLTLSLLEERRRHGYEIRKLIAARSGDVLCLHVGSLYPVLYRLESRGLIQGRWVEKAGERRRRFYGITPAGRKVLAAQRGIWQQFAAAINRVTRLKHA from the coding sequence ATGCTGAAGCGGGAACTCAAGAAAGGGAGCACCGAACTTCTCACGCTTTCGTTGCTCGAAGAGCGACGGCGACACGGCTATGAAATCCGCAAGTTGATCGCGGCGCGTTCCGGCGACGTCCTGTGCCTCCACGTCGGTTCCCTCTATCCTGTTTTATACCGCCTGGAATCCCGCGGCCTGATCCAGGGACGCTGGGTTGAAAAGGCGGGAGAGCGCCGGCGACGCTTCTATGGGATTACTCCGGCCGGGCGCAAGGTGCTGGCCGCGCAGCGGGGCATCTGGCAGCAATTCGCAGCGGCCATCAATCGCGTCACGAGGTTGAAGCATGCCTGA
- a CDS encoding ABC transporter permease produces MSGFLSDLRFAIRICLKQPTVTILAVLCLVIGVSANSVIFSLVDGLWMRPLPVVRPAELIKIRTSIKGRPTGTSYSDFEDFKNNTKLLTGVSASTRYGAVLSGDPENEIAVTTVASENYFSVLGVNAMFGRVFSTQDVKSQDPVSVMSNAFWRRRYGGDPMVIGSRVLLNGVSVTVLGIAPREFRGVDPFIDIDFWIPITSWATIRPREAKTFVDRNNREFDVIGRLQPNVSIEQAQAELETLAHNLELAFPSTNRQCSVVVRSLRKDLSKEPFIMLAIVALILVTACGNVANLLLARAEKRRHEIAVRLALGASRYRILRQLLTECILLGVFGTAIALLFAWWLIALLPSVVIPPSTHRTGYQFLLDGRVVTYTLLTSMITVLVFGLIPGVRASRLDLMTVLKSDSGATFSGARAPLRNLVVICQVTLSVVVLCCSALLVKTFLVGLNLDLGFQRKDMLIVPTYTPYKPEQAHAFFGDLVERVQTLPDVKQVTLAAHPPMSLSEGGTSIRVSIPGYFAPDGATKFSIKDLVVAPNYFHVFGIRFLQGRDFTQQDTGVSTKVAIINETMVRRFWPDEDPIGKTIQVHGNESNDDREVVGVVRDSKINYPDEPPEPYIYLPLSQTNQNSMSLIIEAAGDPLVFAAPVKAQIKALDKTVRVYDVWTMRNLLRYHFFDREESATVVGILGIIGLILTEIGLYGIVSYSVTRRRHEIGLRMALGASSSDVLSLVLLHGLRLTVSGIASGLLLATATTPFLARMLHGSNPRDPATLIGVAILIVITSLVSSYFAARKGSRLKPMEALRHE; encoded by the coding sequence ATGAGCGGCTTTCTATCCGACCTGCGGTTCGCGATCCGCATTTGCCTGAAACAACCCACTGTAACGATTTTAGCCGTTCTCTGTCTTGTCATTGGCGTTAGCGCAAATTCAGTGATCTTTAGTCTTGTGGACGGTCTCTGGATGCGACCGCTTCCTGTGGTTCGACCTGCCGAATTAATTAAGATCCGAACATCCATCAAAGGAAGACCAACAGGGACGTCGTATTCTGACTTCGAAGATTTCAAAAACAATACTAAACTGCTTACTGGAGTGAGTGCGAGTACACGTTACGGTGCTGTCCTGAGCGGAGACCCAGAGAATGAAATAGCCGTGACAACGGTTGCCAGCGAGAACTATTTTTCTGTACTAGGAGTAAATGCCATGTTTGGGCGTGTTTTTAGCACTCAAGACGTGAAGTCACAAGATCCCGTGTCCGTGATGAGTAATGCCTTTTGGCGGCGACGATATGGAGGAGACCCGATGGTCATCGGGAGCCGGGTTCTCTTGAACGGTGTTAGCGTTACAGTGCTTGGCATAGCGCCTCGTGAATTCCGGGGAGTCGATCCATTTATTGACATAGATTTCTGGATCCCAATCACATCCTGGGCCACAATTCGACCGAGGGAGGCGAAGACATTTGTCGATCGTAACAACAGGGAATTTGATGTCATTGGACGATTGCAGCCAAACGTATCAATTGAGCAGGCTCAAGCGGAGTTGGAGACCCTAGCGCATAACTTAGAGCTGGCTTTCCCTTCGACCAATAGACAGTGTAGCGTTGTGGTTCGAAGTCTACGCAAGGACCTTAGCAAGGAACCATTTATAATGCTGGCTATCGTGGCTTTGATTCTGGTCACTGCGTGTGGCAATGTGGCGAACCTGCTGCTGGCTCGTGCCGAAAAACGCCGTCACGAGATCGCGGTCCGCCTAGCGTTGGGCGCCAGTCGTTATCGAATTTTACGTCAGCTACTCACGGAGTGTATCCTGCTTGGGGTCTTCGGAACCGCTATTGCGCTGCTGTTTGCTTGGTGGCTAATCGCGCTGTTGCCATCAGTCGTCATTCCGCCTTCCACTCATCGAACTGGTTATCAGTTTTTGCTGGATGGCCGTGTGGTTACTTATACATTGCTCACAAGCATGATTACAGTCCTCGTATTTGGCCTCATTCCTGGCGTCAGAGCATCCCGCTTGGATCTAATGACGGTACTAAAGAGCGACAGCGGCGCTACATTCAGTGGAGCGCGAGCCCCTTTGCGCAACCTCGTGGTGATTTGTCAAGTCACACTGTCGGTCGTTGTCCTCTGCTGCTCCGCGTTGTTGGTCAAGACGTTCCTCGTCGGTTTGAACCTTGATCTTGGTTTTCAGCGCAAGGACATGTTGATTGTGCCCACCTATACGCCTTACAAACCAGAGCAAGCCCATGCATTCTTCGGCGATCTTGTGGAGAGAGTTCAAACGCTTCCCGACGTCAAGCAAGTAACCCTGGCCGCACATCCGCCAATGTCGCTGTCAGAAGGGGGCACTTCGATCCGCGTTTCGATCCCGGGCTATTTCGCTCCAGACGGGGCAACCAAGTTTTCAATCAAAGACTTGGTAGTTGCTCCCAACTACTTCCACGTTTTCGGTATACGATTCCTCCAAGGTCGTGACTTCACTCAACAGGATACCGGAGTCAGCACCAAGGTCGCAATCATTAATGAAACCATGGTCCGGCGTTTTTGGCCAGACGAAGACCCGATCGGTAAGACCATCCAAGTCCATGGGAACGAATCAAACGATGATCGCGAGGTCGTAGGTGTGGTGAGGGATTCTAAGATCAACTACCCGGACGAACCACCAGAGCCTTATATTTACCTCCCGTTGTCTCAAACTAACCAAAATTCCATGAGCCTAATTATTGAAGCCGCAGGGGATCCTTTGGTGTTTGCGGCACCCGTGAAGGCTCAGATCAAGGCACTCGATAAAACAGTTCGCGTCTATGATGTCTGGACCATGCGAAACCTCCTCCGTTACCACTTCTTTGATCGTGAGGAATCGGCCACGGTCGTCGGGATTCTCGGAATAATCGGGCTTATTCTAACCGAAATAGGGTTGTACGGCATCGTCTCCTACTCAGTGACGCGCCGCAGGCATGAGATAGGTCTGCGTATGGCGCTCGGAGCATCTAGCTCAGATGTCTTGTCTCTAGTGCTTTTGCATGGCCTTCGCCTCACGGTAAGCGGGATCGCTTCGGGTCTTCTGCTCGCGACTGCAACCACACCATTTCTCGCCCGGATGCTGCACGGCTCCAACCCACGGGACCCAGCTACATTAATTGGTGTTGCGATTCTAATCGTCATCACGTCCTTAGTCTCGAGCTACTTCGCCGCCAGAAAAGGCTCAAGATTGAAACCAATGGAGGCCTTGCGGCACGAATAA
- a CDS encoding ATP-binding cassette domain-containing protein encodes MSICPDLTPYSFYDRREKRGIDNVSFILKTGEHIAVIAETGKGKSTIAWLLLGYDVPQKGQILFNRREYTSFSLESIRSHLGLVPQEPTLMCGSLLDNVSFFRTSADLNWVGNLINWCCLTETVERFPNGLNTNVFEAGTGISGGEKQRIAIARALFSRPDFLILDEAMSAMDPETETKLMDNLMDLPWKPAVLLFTHRYAHLSKCDKVINLNIDRIPPGEEVPLSSGEPGISSNYP; translated from the coding sequence TTGTCCATTTGTCCGGATCTGACCCCATATTCTTTCTATGACCGCCGAGAAAAACGAGGCATAGACAATGTTTCGTTTATCCTGAAAACGGGAGAACACATTGCCGTGATAGCAGAGACTGGTAAGGGAAAATCCACTATCGCGTGGTTACTTCTCGGTTATGATGTTCCTCAAAAAGGACAAATCCTTTTCAACAGACGGGAATATACTTCGTTCAGTCTCGAATCCATCCGAAGTCATCTCGGTCTCGTCCCACAGGAGCCCACCCTTATGTGCGGAAGCCTGTTGGACAACGTATCATTTTTCAGAACGAGCGCCGATTTGAACTGGGTGGGTAATTTGATTAATTGGTGTTGCCTTACGGAGACTGTCGAGCGGTTTCCGAACGGGCTCAATACGAATGTCTTTGAGGCAGGAACTGGAATTTCGGGGGGTGAAAAGCAGCGGATTGCAATAGCACGAGCTTTGTTTAGCCGGCCAGATTTTCTGATCCTGGACGAAGCAATGTCAGCTATGGATCCCGAGACCGAAACCAAGCTGATGGACAATCTGATGGACCTACCGTGGAAGCCAGCCGTCCTTTTGTTTACGCATCGCTACGCGCATTTGAGCAAATGTGATAAGGTTATTAACTTGAACATCGATCGAATCCCACCAGGCGAGGAAGTCCCCTTGAGCTCGGGAGAACCAGGAATTAGCTCGAACTATCCATGA
- a CDS encoding IS4 family transposase, whose product MGGSTAGLRGFQRRLAAESVSNLAGVLGRWIPARQHQCLRRCGRRRRLFPPLATFWNFLAQVLSPPQPCRETVRQIQARRHARRLAAISSSTGAYCQARRRLPEAVLEPIWPEVAHALAATASPAMHWKGYRVGVVDGTTVSMPDTAQNQAVWPQSSTQKPGCGFPLMKVLGLFSLATGAVHAVVTATLHQGEHALLVDVWKTLTADFDLLLGDRQFGSFATFAALQLSGREGVFRLHYGRRVDGRTGRRLGKSDRLLTWPQPPKLAWWLPQPIPDALAVRVLKVCVPIPGFRTRVLFLATTLLDPQRFPADALAELYRRRWQVELCFRDIKTVLHLDVLRCLSPDMIRRELHMHLIAYNLIRALMLEAALLHGTELRRLSFKGTCDTLRQWAPHLAFVAAHPALCRRLYRALLHTLARDVLPYRPNRSEPRAVKRRPKNYHLLTKPRHLMGNLPHRNYPK is encoded by the coding sequence ATGGGAGGATCCACCGCAGGGCTCCGCGGTTTTCAACGACGCCTGGCCGCCGAGTCGGTCTCGAACTTGGCCGGGGTCCTGGGGCGTTGGATCCCCGCCCGACAGCACCAGTGCCTCCGCCGCTGCGGCCGACGGCGGCGTCTCTTTCCCCCCCTGGCGACGTTTTGGAACTTTCTGGCACAGGTGCTCTCCCCGCCCCAGCCCTGCCGGGAAACCGTGCGGCAGATTCAGGCGAGACGGCACGCGCGCCGCCTAGCCGCGATCTCTTCGTCCACCGGCGCCTACTGCCAAGCCCGACGCCGCTTACCGGAAGCGGTTCTGGAACCGATCTGGCCGGAGGTGGCCCACGCCTTGGCCGCTACCGCCTCCCCCGCCATGCACTGGAAGGGGTATCGGGTCGGGGTGGTCGACGGGACCACCGTCAGCATGCCCGACACTGCCCAGAACCAAGCGGTTTGGCCTCAATCCTCAACCCAAAAGCCCGGGTGTGGGTTCCCCCTGATGAAGGTGTTGGGCCTCTTCTCCCTGGCCACCGGCGCGGTGCACGCCGTGGTCACCGCCACGCTCCACCAGGGCGAGCATGCATTGTTGGTGGATGTGTGGAAGACCCTTACCGCCGACTTCGATCTCTTGCTCGGGGATCGCCAATTCGGTTCCTTTGCCACCTTCGCGGCTTTGCAGCTCAGTGGACGGGAGGGGGTCTTTCGGCTCCATTACGGTCGCCGCGTGGACGGGCGCACGGGACGGCGCTTAGGCAAGTCCGATCGGCTCTTGACTTGGCCTCAGCCCCCCAAGCTCGCCTGGTGGCTCCCGCAGCCGATTCCCGATGCCCTTGCCGTCCGCGTGCTGAAAGTCTGCGTCCCCATCCCCGGCTTCCGAACCCGCGTCCTCTTCCTCGCCACCACGCTGCTCGATCCCCAGCGCTTTCCGGCCGACGCCCTCGCCGAACTCTATCGCCGCCGCTGGCAGGTCGAACTCTGCTTCCGCGACATCAAAACCGTCCTGCACCTGGACGTGCTGCGCTGTCTCAGTCCCGACATGATTCGCCGCGAGCTGCACATGCACCTCATTGCCTACAACCTGATCCGCGCCCTCATGCTCGAAGCGGCCCTCCTCCACGGCACCGAGCTCCGCCGCCTCAGCTTCAAAGGAACCTGTGACACCCTGCGCCAGTGGGCTCCCCATCTGGCCTTCGTCGCCGCCCACCCCGCCCTCTGTCGTCGCCTCTATCGCGCTCTGCTCCACACCCTCGCCCGCGATGTCCTCCCGTATCGCCCCAACCGATCCGAACCTCGCGCCGTCAAACGACGACCCAAAAACTATCATCTCCTCACGAAACCGCGTCACTTGATGGGAAATCTCCCCCACAGGAATTACCCGAAATGA
- a CDS encoding transposase — translation MDLTPYSSTYRRIRAFDSERFKFAFVDILRELRSELEFKLVGWVLMPEHFHMLIWPSPIADPSRIMQSFKERTALFVLDQLKENPQFAWCQKTLSRFTLPPTFHGPSQYRVWQRRFFDMNIYSEKKRLEKLDYMHANPVKRRLVNEPGDWPWSSWRFYYLGDASLLAMDRVE, via the coding sequence TTGGATCTGACCCCATATTCCAGCACCTATCGGCGCATTCGCGCGTTTGATTCCGAGCGCTTCAAGTTTGCCTTTGTCGACATCCTCCGCGAATTGCGGTCGGAACTGGAGTTCAAGCTGGTCGGTTGGGTGCTGATGCCGGAACATTTCCACATGTTGATTTGGCCGTCCCCGATAGCCGATCCTTCAAGAATCATGCAAAGCTTCAAAGAACGGACCGCCCTCTTTGTCTTGGATCAGCTCAAAGAAAACCCACAATTTGCCTGGTGTCAAAAGACCCTTTCGCGATTTACGTTGCCTCCCACTTTCCATGGACCCTCTCAATACCGCGTCTGGCAACGCCGCTTCTTTGACATGAATATTTACAGTGAGAAAAAGCGTTTGGAAAAACTCGATTACATGCACGCCAATCCCGTGAAGCGACGACTGGTCAATGAGCCGGGGGACTGGCCCTGGTCCAGTTGGCGGTTTTATTATCTGGGGGACGCGAGTTTGCTAGCGATGGATCGTGTGGAATGA